In the Syntrophorhabdaceae bacterium genome, one interval contains:
- a CDS encoding IS1595 family transposase produces MEKIGFSAPYFTDEEKAREYLEKLRWPDVVVCPHCGSREAHYRLQGDAHRKGLWKCQECRKQFSVTVGTVFERSHIPLHKWLLATYLLCSSKKGMSSHQLHRTLGVTYKSAWFMAHRIRFAMRQRPTRLLEGIIEADETYVGGKVRGGGTGRGTDNKTPVFALVERNGKVRSMPVKRVDSVNLKQIIRENVDKSAKIMTDEFGSYNGLGCEFASHETVCHSAKEYARGDVHTNTVEGYFSLLKRGIIGVYHHVDSNHLHRYLAEFDMRYNYRHENDATRTVAALKGIEGRRLTYKD; encoded by the coding sequence ATGGAAAAGATAGGGTTTTCTGCTCCATACTTTACGGACGAAGAAAAAGCGCGCGAATATCTTGAAAAACTTCGTTGGCCTGATGTTGTTGTGTGTCCTCATTGCGGTAGTAGGGAGGCACACTATCGTCTACAAGGTGATGCTCACCGGAAAGGACTGTGGAAATGCCAAGAGTGCCGAAAACAGTTCTCCGTGACTGTGGGTACGGTCTTTGAGCGTAGCCACATACCCTTACACAAGTGGTTGTTGGCTACCTATCTACTATGTTCCTCCAAGAAGGGTATGTCCTCTCATCAGTTGCACAGAACATTGGGTGTCACCTATAAGTCAGCGTGGTTTATGGCTCACCGTATCCGTTTCGCTATGCGACAAAGACCTACAAGGCTTCTTGAGGGGATCATTGAAGCCGATGAAACCTATGTCGGGGGTAAGGTTCGCGGCGGGGGGACTGGGCGCGGTACAGACAACAAAACCCCCGTCTTTGCCCTTGTGGAGAGAAATGGTAAAGTCAGGTCTATGCCAGTTAAGCGCGTAGACAGCGTGAACCTTAAACAGATCATAAGGGAGAACGTTGACAAATCCGCTAAGATCATGACTGATGAATTCGGCTCTTACAATGGATTGGGTTGTGAGTTCGCTTCTCATGAGACTGTCTGTCACAGCGCAAAAGAATACGCTCGCGGCGATGTTCATACGAATACGGTTGAAGGATACTTCAGCCTTCTGAAACGTGGTATAATAGGGGTGTATCATCATGTAGATAGCAACCACCTTCACAGGTACCTTGCGGAGTTCGATATGAGATATAATTACAGACATGAGAATGATGCGACACGGACGGTTGCGGCTCTTAAGGGAATTGAAGGAAGAAGGTTAACGTACAAGGACTGA
- the sixA gene encoding phosphohistidine phosphatase SixA yields MRLYLVQHAEAKKEEEDPERGLTARGLTDIRKVAEYAARLPVAVNAIYHSGKKRAAQTAQMLADFIRPKVPLFAVEGLSPQDDPGTWFSRLKASNEDMIIVGHLPHLAKLAGLLLEGDSERNCIAFKMGGMVCLKRGDNDRWTVEWVLVPEVVRG; encoded by the coding sequence ATGCGACTCTATCTTGTGCAACATGCAGAGGCAAAAAAGGAAGAGGAAGATCCAGAGAGGGGTCTTACCGCCCGGGGACTCACCGACATACGCAAGGTAGCTGAATACGCGGCAAGGCTTCCTGTTGCCGTGAATGCCATATACCACAGCGGAAAGAAACGGGCCGCACAGACCGCTCAGATGCTCGCCGATTTCATACGGCCCAAGGTGCCTCTCTTCGCTGTGGAGGGGCTCTCGCCTCAGGATGATCCAGGGACCTGGTTTAGCCGCCTGAAGGCGAGCAACGAAGACATGATAATCGTCGGCCACCTTCCCCATCTCGCCAAACTCGCGGGGCTTCTGCTTGAGGGTGACAGCGAGAGAAACTGCATCGCTTTCAAAATGGGCGGCATGGTCTGTCTGAAAAGGGGCGACAATGACAGATGGACGGTTGAATGGGTCCTTGTGCCGGAGGTGGTTCGCGGATGA
- a CDS encoding FAD binding domain-containing protein, which produces MRSFTHISAHSVHEVCSILAARKGRARINAGGTDLLSALKKEILREYPEVLINVKTIPGLDYAEERGNLLKIGALARLADLATSPLIIDRFSVIAEAAHSVATPQTRNVATVGGNLCQDVRCWYYRYPRIIGGPVMCARKGKGPCHAIQGDNRYHALFGGKKCFAVCPSDMATALAALNGELSAVNASGNIRKIPITEFFHPLGNDLAHDEMVTEIEIPALEQTTTQKFLKFSLRNPIDFAVVSVAVVLSVKKKKCADVRIALGALSPGPLRAEEAEGALIGEPLTEQMAAKAADIALSRVKPLSMNAYKIDIARTLIKDAILACSREACR; this is translated from the coding sequence TTGAGATCTTTCACTCACATCAGTGCGCATTCTGTGCATGAGGTCTGTTCGATTCTTGCGGCACGTAAGGGCAGGGCCCGGATCAATGCGGGCGGGACCGATCTTCTTTCCGCCCTAAAGAAGGAGATTCTTAGGGAATACCCGGAAGTGCTCATCAATGTCAAAACCATCCCGGGCCTCGATTACGCTGAGGAACGCGGCAATCTCCTCAAGATCGGCGCGCTCGCCAGGCTCGCCGATCTCGCGACATCACCGCTAATCATTGACAGGTTCAGTGTAATTGCTGAAGCAGCACATTCTGTGGCAACGCCGCAGACGCGCAACGTGGCCACGGTCGGTGGAAACCTCTGTCAGGATGTACGCTGCTGGTACTATCGTTACCCACGGATTATCGGAGGACCCGTCATGTGTGCCCGCAAGGGCAAAGGGCCATGCCATGCGATTCAAGGCGATAACAGATATCATGCCCTGTTCGGGGGCAAAAAATGTTTTGCCGTATGCCCCTCCGATATGGCTACCGCCTTAGCCGCGTTAAACGGCGAACTTTCGGCGGTAAACGCGTCAGGTAACATAAGGAAGATACCCATAACCGAATTCTTCCATCCCCTTGGAAACGACCTTGCGCACGATGAAATGGTGACCGAGATAGAGATACCCGCTCTTGAGCAAACAACGACGCAGAAGTTCCTCAAATTTTCTTTGAGAAACCCCATAGATTTTGCCGTGGTAAGCGTTGCAGTGGTTTTGAGCGTGAAAAAGAAGAAATGCGCGGACGTCCGCATCGCTCTGGGCGCCCTATCCCCGGGGCCGCTACGCGCGGAAGAGGCCGAGGGCGCGCTAATCGGAGAACCCTTAACCGAACAAATGGCTGCCAAAGCGGCGGACATCGCCCTATCCCGGGTAAAACCTCTCAGTATGAATGCCTACAAGATAGACATTGCCAGGACACTGATTAAGGACGCTATCTTGGCCTGTTCTCGAGAGGCTTGTCGGTAA
- a CDS encoding DUF3237 domain-containing protein — MSLQLEYFMKVIVDVATPIEVGRTPEGLLRIIPIVGGTFEGPRIRGSVINGGADWNLQRSDGIRKAWARYTLKTDDEVLISVTNEGFIYTPNLSQANQAPVDPGAYYARTSPRFLVADDKYAWINNSIFVGSLMKGVDDKVHLEFYQVI; from the coding sequence ATGTCTTTGCAATTAGAGTATTTTATGAAGGTCATTGTGGATGTTGCTACCCCCATAGAAGTAGGACGCACCCCAGAAGGGTTGTTACGCATTATTCCAATCGTCGGCGGAACATTTGAGGGGCCGAGAATCAGAGGAAGCGTAATAAATGGCGGGGCCGATTGGAATTTGCAACGGTCTGATGGAATTAGAAAAGCCTGGGCCAGATACACACTGAAGACGGACGACGAGGTCCTCATATCAGTCACAAACGAAGGCTTCATCTACACACCCAATCTCTCACAAGCAAATCAGGCGCCAGTGGATCCGGGCGCATATTACGCGAGAACAAGCCCGAGATTCCTGGTCGCCGATGACAAGTACGCATGGATCAACAATTCTATCTTTGTCGGATCGCTGATGAAGGGTGTTGATGACAAGGTGCACCTGGAGTTCTATCAGGTGATATGA